From a region of the Triticum aestivum cultivar Chinese Spring chromosome 7D, IWGSC CS RefSeq v2.1, whole genome shotgun sequence genome:
- the LOC123166256 gene encoding probable E3 ubiquitin-protein ligase sinah produces MALFGYSNSVRGLDGARIRRGAFTGGARGREGEDKKLRGSEEGSASRKASMTGGPNRSVAHLSCIQRQLCNAPALIKREMVVHEEGEIMQTEQDPTMELSMVSMDLTLLHCPLCLRPLKPPVYECKGGHLACADCRVKSPGNQRQCQKCERGGGFDVRNTTVDAVLSLVRVECPHEGCGLYVTYHKLADHQSVCPLAPCKCPVPVCGYEGLPPVLSHHISTVHPMSVHRIQAGASPLPHYVAKLWANGQPGEPKGRTDAVKVEMEVTSSRDPGDVAVQELTFFTVPPKLLAGAKLVSLHIQIDKLTS; encoded by the exons atggccctgtttggatactctaattcagttagag ggttagatggagcgcggatacggcgaggcgccttcacgggcggtgcgagagggagggagggagaggacaagaagcttcgaggaagtgaggAGGGATCTGCCTCGAGGAAG gcgtccatgacaggtgggcccaacaggtcggtggcccacctgtcatgcatccaaaggcag ctttgtaatgccccggccctaataaagcgagagatggttgtgcacgaggagggcgagatcatgcagacggaacaggacccgacgatggagctctctatggtctcgatggacctcaccttgctccactgccccttgtgcctccgccccttgaagcctccagtgtatgag Tgtaagggagggcacctggcttgcgcggactgccgcgtcaagagccccgggaaccagcggcagtgccagaagtgcgagcgcggtggtggcttcgatgtgcggaacacgacggtggacgccgtcctctccttggtgagggtggagtgtccgcacgaaggctgtgggctctacgtcacttatcacaagctcgccgatcaccagagcgtgtgtccgctcgcgccctgcaaatgccccgtgcccgtctgcggctacgaaggcctgccgccggtgctctcccaccacatcagcaccgtgcatcccatgtccgtgcacaggatcca agcgggggcgtccccactgccgcactacgtggccaagctgtgggcgaatggccagccgggggagcccaaaggcaggaccgacgccgtcaaggtggaaatggaggtgacaagcagcagggatcccggcgacgtcgccgtgcaggagctgaccttcttcactgttccgcccaagctgctggccggggctaagctggtgtcccttcacattcagattgacaagctcacgtcctaa